The SAR202 cluster bacterium genomic interval TGGGGTTCTAACTTCCTGGGCGAGTTCCCGGTGGATGCCCTTATGGCTATGCTGGAGCGCCAGCACACTATGTGGGACGAGGCTGGCATCCAGGTCAAGTCCTGCAGCCTCGGCGACCCCATGAGCTGGTGCATGCCCCACAAAGTCGAGGAGTCGCTGTATCGAATCAAGGAGAAGTGGCCTGAAATCGACCACTTCAAGCTCCATTTCCACAACGCCCGCAACATGGCCCTCGCCTCCGTCTACGCCGCCCTCCGCACCCTCGGCCCCGGCGACACCGTCGAGCTGGACGGCAGCATCGGCGGCATCGGCGGCTGCCCCTACTGCGGCAACGGCCGCGCCACCGGCCAGGCCCCCTCCGAAGACCTCCTACATATGCTCGATGATATGGGCGTGCCCACTGGCGTGAATATCGACAAGCTCATCGACTGCGTCTGGATGGCCGAGGACATCATGGGCAAACGCCTCTATGGCCGCGTCTCCAAAGCCGGCCCCCGGCCCAAACGCGGCCAGCTTTACGACATCAACATGCCCATGATCGAGACCATGGACCAGGCCAAACATTTCAAGCTTGGCCCCAAAGTCTATGAAGGCGGCCTCTACCCCTACGACAAGCCCATCACCAGCCCCTACCGCGAGCGCGTGGAAAAAGGCCTCCCCGCCTATGACAAAGCCGACGGCAAGTGGCCCTGGAAACAGAAGTGGCTGGAAGAGTA includes:
- a CDS encoding citramalate synthase, yielding MSRWPKVVFTEEGMREGMQIEDANISIDDKARLLDALSDTGIQRIVVGSFVSPKWTPQMARIDDLVQKFHPKPGVTYFALALNQRGVDRAKQYSPPLTIENDPFPRLHCHMCDVFVRRNTNRSQMDEVEQWPKIVAHAQERGAKAAGIGANASWGSNFLGEFPVDALMAMLERQHTMWDEAGIQVKSCSLGDPMSWCMPHKVEESLYRIKEKWPEIDHFKLHFHNARNMALASVYAALRTLGPGDTVELDGSIGGIGGCPYCGNGRATGQAPSEDLLHMLDDMGVPTGVNIDKLIDCVWMAEDIMGKRLYGRVSKAGPRPKRGQLYDINMPMIETMDQAKHFKLGPKVYEGGLYPYDKPITSPYRERVEKGLPAYDKADGKWPWKQKWLEE